One genomic window of Nakamurella panacisegetis includes the following:
- the hemE gene encoding uroporphyrinogen decarboxylase: protein MTTHAPATEPTFAALPADHPLTDGRTGRSPLLTAYRGEPTTGHPVWFMRQAGRSLPEYLEVRRGIDMLQACLTPDLAAEITLQPVRRHRVDAAVLFSDIVVPLKLAGIGVEIVPGTGPVIDHPIRTAADVAALPELDPAALQPVIQAAANCVQELGATPLIGFAGAPFTLASYLVEGGPSREHLRTKALMHADPETWHALAAWVGRITGAFLRAQILAGASAVQLFDSWAGGLSLADYQRFVAEHSAAVLASVSDLPVPRVHFGVNTGELLVAMRDTGATVMGVDHRVPLDVANERLGGRTPLQGNIDPALLFAGDDALQAATLDCLRAGRAAPGHVVNLGHGVPPDTDPEVLTRLVAFIHDQP, encoded by the coding sequence ATGACGACGCACGCACCCGCCACCGAACCGACGTTCGCGGCCCTTCCCGCCGACCACCCCCTGACCGACGGCCGGACGGGCCGGTCGCCGCTGCTGACCGCTTACCGGGGTGAGCCGACCACCGGCCACCCGGTGTGGTTCATGCGGCAGGCTGGTCGTTCGCTGCCGGAATACCTCGAGGTGCGCCGGGGCATCGACATGCTGCAGGCCTGTCTGACGCCTGACCTGGCCGCCGAGATCACGCTGCAGCCGGTCCGCCGTCATCGGGTCGACGCGGCCGTCCTGTTCAGCGACATCGTCGTACCCCTGAAGCTGGCCGGGATCGGCGTCGAGATCGTGCCCGGCACCGGTCCGGTCATCGACCACCCGATCCGCACCGCCGCCGACGTCGCTGCTCTCCCGGAGCTCGACCCGGCCGCCCTGCAGCCCGTCATCCAGGCGGCCGCCAACTGCGTTCAGGAACTGGGCGCCACGCCGCTGATCGGATTCGCCGGCGCACCGTTCACCCTGGCTTCCTACCTGGTCGAGGGCGGCCCCAGCCGGGAACACTTGCGCACCAAGGCCCTGATGCACGCCGATCCGGAGACCTGGCACGCCCTGGCCGCTTGGGTCGGCCGCATCACCGGTGCCTTCCTGCGGGCCCAGATCCTGGCCGGAGCCTCCGCCGTGCAGCTGTTCGACTCCTGGGCCGGGGGGCTGTCCTTGGCCGACTACCAGCGCTTCGTCGCCGAGCACTCCGCGGCGGTGCTCGCTTCGGTCTCCGATCTTCCGGTCCCCCGGGTGCACTTCGGCGTGAACACCGGGGAGCTGCTGGTCGCCATGCGCGACACCGGCGCCACCGTCATGGGAGTCGACCACCGGGTGCCCCTGGATGTCGCGAACGAGCGGCTGGGCGGCCGCACCCCGTTGCAGGGCAACATCGACCCGGCCCTGCTGTTCGCCGGTGACGACGCGCTGCAGGCGGCAACGCTCGACTGCCTGCGAGCCGGCCGGGCGGCCCCCGGGCACGTGGTCAACCTCGGCCACGGCGTGCCGCCGGACACCGATCCGGAGGTGCTGACCCGGCTGGTCGCGTTCATCCACGACCAGCCGTGA
- the hemG gene encoding protoporphyrinogen oxidase — MTGRHSLEFFAATSGPARPGTAQPLMAEPTGLEPTSVVVIGGGIAGLVTAWEVARAGRAVTLFEATSSVGGCIARHRVADLDLDAGAESFAIATRAVLDLIDDLGLSSRVVSPNPAGAWVRHARGSAPLPTDSLLGIPAHPLAGDVRRVLGPIGATRAALDLLLPRRVGGTAATLGGMVTRRMGRTVVKRLVEPVAGGVYSTDPDELELDSAQPALRAAVSRTGSLATAVRRLRATSARPGSAVAGLTGGLYTLVEALRADLERLGGLVLTDTAVRAAAQAADGWRVLVGDDQVGADDVVLAVPGADISRILALVDVDVPPTAAVTNTVRLVTLVVEHPALDAHPRGTGILVSRHASGVAAKALTHATAKWAWLAQAAGPGRHVLRLSYGRGDDDLPSDLVGTALRDASVLLGVDLDRSHLIDSDVIGWTSALPRPQPGHRAAMATLKGQIAQQPGLHLTGSMVDGTGLAAVITGARTAATRLLSVTTQADGPRPADR; from the coding sequence GTGACCGGCCGCCACAGCCTCGAGTTCTTCGCCGCCACCTCCGGCCCGGCCCGACCGGGGACCGCGCAGCCGTTGATGGCCGAGCCGACCGGGCTCGAGCCGACCTCGGTCGTCGTCATCGGCGGCGGTATCGCCGGGCTGGTGACGGCCTGGGAGGTGGCGCGCGCCGGGCGGGCGGTGACCTTGTTCGAGGCCACCTCGTCGGTCGGCGGGTGCATCGCCCGGCACCGGGTGGCCGATCTCGACCTGGACGCCGGCGCCGAGTCGTTCGCCATTGCCACCCGTGCCGTGCTGGACCTGATCGACGACCTCGGGTTGTCGTCCCGTGTGGTGTCCCCGAACCCCGCCGGCGCCTGGGTGCGGCATGCCCGTGGCAGCGCACCGCTGCCCACCGACTCGTTGCTGGGCATCCCGGCCCACCCGCTGGCTGGTGACGTCCGGCGGGTCCTGGGCCCGATCGGCGCCACCCGCGCCGCCCTCGACCTGCTGCTCCCCCGCCGGGTCGGCGGCACCGCCGCGACCCTGGGCGGCATGGTCACGCGCCGGATGGGCCGGACCGTGGTCAAGCGCCTGGTCGAACCGGTCGCCGGCGGTGTCTACTCGACCGACCCGGACGAGTTGGAGTTGGACAGCGCGCAGCCCGCTCTCCGTGCGGCCGTGTCCCGGACGGGCTCCCTGGCCACTGCGGTGCGGCGCCTGCGGGCCACCTCGGCCCGCCCCGGCTCGGCCGTGGCCGGGCTCACCGGGGGCCTGTACACGCTGGTCGAGGCCCTGCGGGCCGACCTGGAGCGACTCGGCGGCCTGGTCCTCACCGACACAGCGGTCCGGGCCGCGGCCCAGGCGGCCGACGGTTGGCGGGTCCTCGTCGGTGACGATCAGGTGGGCGCGGACGACGTCGTACTGGCCGTACCCGGCGCGGATATCAGCCGCATCCTCGCCCTGGTCGACGTCGACGTGCCGCCCACTGCGGCCGTCACCAACACGGTGCGGCTGGTGACCCTGGTCGTGGAACATCCGGCCCTGGACGCCCACCCGCGCGGCACCGGCATCCTGGTGTCGCGGCACGCCTCCGGCGTCGCCGCCAAGGCCCTGACCCACGCGACCGCCAAGTGGGCGTGGTTGGCGCAGGCGGCCGGGCCCGGCCGTCATGTGCTGCGGTTGTCCTACGGCCGCGGCGACGACGACCTGCCGTCGGACCTGGTCGGGACGGCCCTACGGGACGCGTCGGTCCTGCTGGGGGTGGACCTCGACCGCTCGCACCTGATCGACAGCGACGTGATCGGGTGGACGTCAGCGTTGCCCCGTCCGCAACCAGGGCACCGGGCCGCCATGGCCACCCTGAAGGGGCAGATCGCCCAGCAGCCCGGGCTCCACCTGACCGGTTCGATGGTCGACGGCACCGGGCTGGCCGCCGTGATCACCGGAGCCCGCACCGCCGCCACGCGTCTGCTGTCGGTCACAACACAGGCGGACGGGCCGCGGCCCGCCGACCGCTGA